From Thalassoroseus pseudoceratinae, the proteins below share one genomic window:
- the nuoF gene encoding NADH-quinone oxidoreductase subunit NuoF, with protein sequence MDLTELENIVTKEAADRKPCEIRCCIAAGCLSANSNDVLSTLRTAVEDSGMADRVNVVGVGCMRLCSQGPLVGVDIDGPLYCRVTTDNASSIVATLNGGQGEAETFEREDPFFAKQTSLILKNCGCIDPERIESYIATGGYRALHQALFELAPSDVIETVTRSGLRGRGGAGYPTGVKWATVAKNSGERRFVVCNADEGDPGAFMNRSVLESDPHRVLEGMAIAGFAIGANQGYIYVRGEYTLAIERLNKAIKQAGRMGLLGTGVFSSPFDFRIDVRIGAGAFVCGEETALMASIMGQRGTPTPRPPYPAEHGLWGMPTLLNNVETFANVPDIIRNGAEWFAEIGTPQSTGTKVFCLTGNVVHNGLVEVPLGTPLRTIVEEIGGGVPNGGQIKAVQTGGPSGGCIPQEHLDSPVDYESLGKIGSIMGSGGMIVMDDQTDMVDVARYFMEFCMDESCGKCIPCRAGTVQMKQLLSRIVDGSANRADLERLEKLCDMVSRTSLCGLGQTAPNPTVSTLRYFRDEYESRLIDSTTAKANSNGATCQ encoded by the coding sequence TTGGATCTGACGGAGCTTGAAAACATCGTCACGAAGGAAGCCGCGGACCGGAAGCCGTGTGAAATCAGGTGCTGCATTGCGGCAGGGTGTTTGTCGGCGAATTCCAATGATGTTCTGAGCACGCTCCGCACAGCAGTCGAAGACTCCGGAATGGCTGACCGTGTGAACGTCGTCGGCGTGGGATGCATGCGGCTTTGCAGTCAGGGGCCATTGGTTGGTGTGGACATTGACGGGCCGTTGTATTGTCGTGTGACAACGGACAATGCGTCTTCCATTGTGGCCACGCTGAATGGTGGGCAAGGTGAGGCGGAAACCTTCGAGCGTGAAGACCCGTTCTTTGCCAAGCAGACGTCCCTGATTTTGAAGAATTGTGGATGCATCGACCCAGAACGCATCGAGAGTTACATCGCCACTGGCGGGTATCGAGCACTGCATCAAGCACTCTTCGAGCTTGCACCGAGTGACGTCATTGAAACCGTAACTCGCAGTGGACTACGCGGCCGAGGTGGTGCTGGTTACCCGACGGGTGTGAAATGGGCGACCGTCGCCAAGAATTCCGGCGAACGGCGGTTTGTTGTCTGCAATGCCGACGAAGGTGACCCAGGCGCGTTCATGAATCGCAGTGTTCTGGAGAGCGATCCTCATCGGGTGTTGGAGGGCATGGCGATTGCGGGTTTCGCGATTGGAGCAAACCAAGGTTACATCTATGTTCGTGGTGAGTACACGCTTGCGATCGAACGACTCAACAAGGCCATTAAGCAAGCTGGGCGAATGGGGTTGCTGGGCACGGGTGTTTTTTCGTCGCCGTTTGACTTCCGAATCGATGTCCGTATCGGAGCGGGAGCCTTCGTCTGTGGTGAAGAAACGGCCTTGATGGCTTCGATCATGGGGCAGCGTGGCACACCGACGCCGCGTCCCCCCTATCCCGCGGAACATGGCCTGTGGGGAATGCCGACGTTGCTGAACAACGTGGAAACGTTTGCCAACGTCCCCGACATCATTCGCAACGGTGCCGAGTGGTTCGCCGAAATTGGGACGCCGCAGTCCACTGGTACCAAAGTGTTCTGTCTCACTGGGAACGTGGTCCACAACGGGTTGGTCGAAGTTCCATTGGGGACGCCGTTGCGAACAATTGTCGAGGAAATTGGCGGTGGGGTTCCGAACGGAGGACAAATCAAAGCCGTTCAAACCGGCGGTCCGTCTGGGGGCTGCATTCCACAAGAACATCTTGATTCGCCGGTCGACTATGAATCGCTTGGCAAGATCGGCTCGATTATGGGGTCTGGTGGCATGATCGTCATGGACGACCAGACGGATATGGTCGACGTCGCCCGTTACTTCATGGAATTCTGCATGGACGAATCGTGCGGCAAGTGCATTCCCTGTCGTGCGGGAACCGTGCAGATGAAACAACTGCTTAGCCGAATCGTCGACGGCTCCGCAAACCGAGCCGACTTAGAACGGCTGGAAAAACTGTGCGACATGGTGAGTCGAACGAGCTTGTGCGGACTCGGTCAAACAGCGCCGAATCCTACGGTGAGCACGCTGCGTTACTTCCGGGATGAGTACGAGTCTCGACTCATCGACAGTACGACAGCGAAGGCAAACAGCAATGGAGCGACGTGCCAATGA
- the hoxE gene encoding bidirectional hydrogenase complex protein HoxE, with protein sequence MVNQQTSKQTAGHPSGDKRFKLLEVAMKRHQYRHDALIEVLHKAQELFGYLEDDLLYFVSKRLKLPPSRVYGVATFYHFFTLKPKGRHSCVVCTGTACFVKGADELLECVRDEIGISPGETTGDGGVSLLTARCIGACGNAPVVVYDEEIVGHQTNEDIRSQVKGWTIGSDGA encoded by the coding sequence ATGGTAAATCAACAGACATCGAAACAGACTGCTGGCCATCCGAGTGGTGACAAGCGTTTCAAGTTGCTTGAAGTGGCGATGAAACGTCACCAGTATCGGCATGATGCATTGATTGAAGTATTGCATAAGGCTCAAGAGTTGTTTGGGTATCTTGAGGACGACTTACTCTACTTCGTCTCCAAACGACTCAAGTTGCCTCCGAGTCGCGTTTACGGAGTAGCGACGTTTTACCATTTCTTCACATTGAAACCCAAAGGGCGGCATTCGTGTGTGGTATGCACGGGGACGGCGTGTTTTGTCAAAGGTGCAGACGAGTTGCTGGAGTGTGTTCGCGACGAGATTGGCATCAGTCCCGGTGAAACCACGGGTGATGGAGGCGTGTCGCTGCTGACCGCGCGTTGCATTGGAGCATGCGGTAACGCTCCGGTCGTCGTTTATGACGAGGAAATTGTCGGTCATCAGACCAACGAGGATATCCGCAGTCAAGTGAAAGGTTGGACCATTGGATCTGACGGAGCTTGA
- a CDS encoding universal stress protein produces the protein MRILLATDGSVPSQQAESLVARFHFPSPLKIDLLNVVHIPFSGSWQFDYGLSLSEYTAELKTEAEHWIGAEAEQFACMNADVSSRVAIGDPADEILQAAAENGTDLIILGARNLSRSRRFLLGSVSTHVAKRAPCSVLVVHPSPPTTPESSFRIVVADDGSASARNALETLAAIQWGPGVEITVLTVTAPPFEHREKSLFKAREIWEQNREHAQQELQAAKLKLQETGAEVKTEIFSNDSPADQILDYIEQVQAQLVVTGDRGRNTMAKLFLGSTSQRVLTHASCSVWIVRRRSKED, from the coding sequence ATGAGGATTCTATTGGCAACTGATGGTTCTGTTCCTTCTCAACAAGCTGAGTCCCTTGTGGCACGTTTCCACTTTCCCTCACCGTTGAAAATAGATCTTCTCAATGTTGTGCATATCCCATTTTCAGGGAGTTGGCAGTTTGACTACGGACTGAGCCTTAGTGAGTACACCGCTGAACTTAAGACTGAGGCGGAACACTGGATTGGAGCGGAAGCAGAACAATTTGCTTGTATGAACGCTGATGTATCTTCCCGCGTTGCGATTGGTGACCCGGCGGACGAAATCCTACAAGCGGCCGCCGAAAACGGTACCGACCTGATTATCCTTGGAGCTCGCAACCTTTCACGAAGTCGCCGTTTTTTGCTGGGAAGCGTCTCGACTCACGTCGCCAAACGAGCACCGTGTTCGGTGCTCGTTGTTCACCCATCACCACCGACAACACCAGAGAGTTCGTTTCGAATCGTCGTTGCCGATGATGGTTCTGCTTCCGCTCGGAATGCGTTGGAGACTTTAGCCGCGATTCAGTGGGGGCCAGGCGTCGAGATCACCGTGCTGACTGTGACCGCACCTCCATTTGAGCATCGGGAAAAATCGTTGTTCAAGGCGCGGGAAATCTGGGAGCAAAACCGCGAACATGCGCAGCAAGAACTTCAGGCAGCAAAGTTGAAACTCCAAGAAACCGGAGCCGAAGTAAAGACTGAGATTTTCTCAAACGACTCACCGGCTGATCAAATTTTGGACTACATTGAGCAGGTACAAGCTCAACTAGTCGTCACCGGTGATCGCGGACGGAATACGATGGCGAAATTGTTTTTAGGTAGCACATCGCAGCGAGTGCTGACTCATGCATCATGCTCGGTCTGGATCGTGCGTCGGCGATCTAAAGAAGACTAG
- a CDS encoding CBS domain-containing protein, with amino-acid sequence MTRRHPMCVSPEDDVCALASFFANSQHRHMPVVKDGRLLRIVSQRDLLKSLERYYELWLD; translated from the coding sequence ATTACGCGGAGACATCCAATGTGCGTTTCTCCGGAAGACGATGTATGCGCACTTGCGTCATTCTTTGCAAATTCCCAACACCGGCATATGCCGGTGGTCAAAGACGGAAGACTGCTGAGAATTGTTAGTCAACGTGACTTACTCAAATCGCTGGAACGCTACTATGAGCTTTGGTTGGATTAA
- a CDS encoding CBS domain-containing protein, with product MNYHPCTATCDMSLLKVVRMLLEHKISNGPVVHECNGGKQRVGFISEKDCLEHLSNDMFLGIPSQQ from the coding sequence ATGAATTATCATCCATGCACGGCAACTTGTGATATGTCTTTGTTGAAGGTTGTTCGCATGTTGCTAGAGCACAAGATTTCCAATGGGCCGGTCGTGCATGAGTGCAACGGCGGGAAACAACGGGTCGGTTTCATTTCTGAAAAGGATTGCTTGGAACACCTGTCAAATGACATGTTCTTGGGAATCCCGTCCCAGCAATGA
- a CDS encoding NAD(P)/FAD-dependent oxidoreductase — protein MSAQSTTSNRIVIVGGGISGLSIATQLAEAGLPVTLLEASRLGFGATTRNQGWLHSGAWFAPTQIELARKCSESFQKTMTFCPECVEPNSGTMVYLTADVGTDPSRWTKAWEAAEISYQKLAYEGLAKQFPNLSIPRTAHAYQLPDRAIRTDVLLHRLVVASQQAGAEIRTDTPVARLIQHDDRILGVETIRGEQIFARLVILAGNAKGGALVPGFHTHTAGRQTDVEFVVLKAHLLALRPELCQRPFCIVDADGFSHIPHRPNSILGLNRWLPVGNGDDTQVVPAEVERIWEQVERFFPSVRREEHQALSWAGSTVQAMSIDDVEPGRTPLPTVVDHSQEAPALQNLLSVFSGRASLWAHLAMQTFQTVSEKLELTTPQTNMPPWCSSRKEDYGEPYMAAKPQNSILYHCQKCGNVVCRESDSIQPVCCDTHMEEACECSAETQYSDLETLTAIDN, from the coding sequence ATGAGCGCTCAATCAACAACCTCAAACCGGATTGTGATCGTCGGCGGAGGAATCTCAGGATTGTCAATCGCGACTCAGCTTGCGGAAGCGGGCCTGCCAGTCACGCTGCTTGAGGCCTCGCGGTTGGGCTTTGGAGCAACGACACGAAATCAAGGGTGGCTCCACAGCGGGGCATGGTTCGCACCCACGCAAATCGAGCTAGCGAGGAAGTGCTCCGAGTCGTTCCAAAAGACAATGACGTTTTGCCCAGAGTGCGTCGAGCCCAATAGTGGCACGATGGTGTATTTGACGGCTGACGTAGGCACTGACCCGAGCCGTTGGACGAAAGCTTGGGAAGCCGCCGAGATCTCGTATCAGAAACTAGCTTACGAAGGTCTGGCCAAGCAGTTTCCGAATCTGTCGATTCCGCGAACGGCACACGCGTATCAACTACCAGATCGAGCGATTCGTACTGATGTGTTACTGCATCGTCTAGTAGTAGCGTCGCAACAAGCCGGAGCCGAGATTCGGACAGACACCCCGGTCGCTCGACTGATCCAACACGATGATCGAATTCTGGGAGTAGAGACGATTCGCGGGGAACAGATTTTTGCTCGCCTCGTCATTCTGGCGGGGAATGCAAAGGGGGGAGCCTTGGTTCCCGGTTTCCACACCCATACCGCAGGGCGACAGACGGACGTCGAGTTCGTTGTTCTGAAAGCTCATTTGTTGGCACTACGCCCCGAACTCTGTCAGCGCCCATTTTGTATTGTCGATGCGGATGGGTTCAGTCATATTCCACATCGGCCAAACTCAATATTGGGACTGAATCGATGGTTGCCAGTCGGAAATGGCGACGACACACAGGTCGTGCCTGCTGAAGTTGAACGGATCTGGGAACAAGTAGAGCGTTTCTTCCCTTCAGTTCGACGGGAGGAACACCAGGCTTTGAGTTGGGCAGGAAGTACTGTTCAAGCAATGTCGATCGATGATGTTGAGCCGGGACGCACTCCGTTGCCGACTGTCGTCGATCACTCCCAAGAAGCCCCGGCTTTGCAGAATCTCTTAAGTGTCTTTTCAGGTCGCGCCAGTCTATGGGCTCATCTCGCAATGCAAACCTTCCAAACGGTTTCAGAAAAACTGGAGTTGACGACCCCACAAACGAATATGCCTCCTTGGTGTTCTTCAAGGAAGGAAGACTATGGAGAGCCCTATATGGCTGCGAAACCGCAGAACTCGATTCTTTATCACTGTCAGAAGTGCGGAAATGTCGTCTGTCGAGAGTCGGATTCCATACAGCCCGTTTGCTGCGATACACACATGGAAGAAGCCTGCGAATGCTCTGCCGAAACACAGTATTCAGATCTCGAAACGTTAACAGCAATCGACAACTGA
- a CDS encoding protoglobin domain-containing protein: MNHDTLFQRYQSLQAYVGWSEADRARIASVADDLRQDLDLLVDDFYQEVEKHPAARRVITGDVAQIARLKRSLTQWLLELLAGVYDAQYVARRWQVGYRHVEIGLDQIYTNVALSRLRSGLHERIENLVAQGCLSAKESHAVSKSLSKLLDLDLAIIEEAYQAECVRRQQQVEKLATIGQVAGGVAHELRNPLNVIKTSIYYLLHARNATEEKRLEHLNRIDKQVSIANGVISALSSFAKLPVPSLESVALDHWIPTVLETIEIPESIEVTVDFTSPIPAVWMDPKQMPIVLRNLIQNACDAMPDGGPLHIRTTTNAGQVCLEVIDKGLGISNEDLPRIMEPLFTTKARGIGLGLAISKAIVEKNNAELHAASQPGSGTTMIVRFPVARPTETREDSH; the protein is encoded by the coding sequence ATGAATCATGACACTCTTTTTCAGCGCTATCAGAGTTTACAAGCGTATGTTGGTTGGTCGGAAGCCGATAGGGCTCGAATTGCGAGTGTCGCCGATGACCTTCGGCAAGATTTAGACTTGCTCGTCGACGACTTCTATCAGGAAGTTGAAAAGCATCCCGCTGCACGGAGAGTTATCACAGGGGATGTGGCACAAATTGCAAGACTGAAGAGATCGTTGACGCAATGGCTACTGGAGTTGCTGGCTGGTGTTTACGATGCCCAGTATGTCGCTCGCCGATGGCAAGTCGGGTATCGGCACGTCGAGATCGGCCTCGACCAGATTTACACTAATGTCGCTTTGTCACGACTACGCAGCGGTTTGCACGAGCGTATCGAGAACCTTGTAGCACAAGGTTGCTTGAGTGCTAAAGAATCACATGCTGTCAGCAAATCTCTGAGCAAACTCTTAGATCTCGATTTGGCGATTATCGAAGAAGCATACCAGGCGGAGTGTGTTCGTCGTCAGCAGCAGGTTGAAAAACTCGCGACCATCGGGCAGGTCGCCGGAGGTGTAGCCCATGAGTTGCGGAACCCACTGAACGTGATCAAGACTTCGATTTATTATTTGCTCCACGCGCGGAACGCTACAGAGGAGAAACGACTCGAACATCTCAACCGTATCGACAAGCAAGTCAGCATTGCCAACGGGGTGATTTCTGCATTGTCGAGTTTCGCGAAGCTGCCAGTCCCTTCGCTGGAATCGGTGGCTCTCGATCATTGGATCCCAACCGTGTTGGAAACGATTGAAATCCCCGAGTCGATTGAAGTCACTGTCGATTTTACATCCCCGATACCAGCAGTTTGGATGGATCCAAAGCAGATGCCGATCGTTCTGCGAAACCTTATCCAGAATGCATGTGACGCCATGCCGGATGGGGGACCATTGCATATTCGAACCACAACCAACGCTGGCCAAGTTTGTCTAGAGGTGATCGACAAAGGTCTGGGGATTTCCAACGAAGACTTGCCTCGGATAATGGAGCCGCTATTTACCACCAAGGCACGAGGCATTGGGTTGGGCTTAGCGATATCAAAAGCCATTGTGGAGAAAAATAACGCGGAGCTTCATGCCGCAAGCCAACCGGGAAGCGGGACGACGATGATCGTTCGTTTTCCTGTAGCACGACCAACCGAAACACGTGAAGACTCGCATTAA
- a CDS encoding response regulator has translation MTSRRILVVDDDPDNCHNLFDVLTDFGHEVDIAHDGPAALKLVESKPYEIALLDFKMPGMDGLTLYREIRKLRAGTVAMIVTAYATPETQQEALEAGTWRVLAKPLDFGQLLAHVETALKQPLVLVVDDDHSLCENLWQLLRDRGYRVTLAHDCVDATRRLSEQTEYQVVLVDLQLPCGDGRDVLEEVRKSNPKAGTILITGNHFESVPKDQQVVLEEADAVCFKPFDVAYLLETIQRLAEVQEEL, from the coding sequence ATGACGAGCCGTCGCATACTTGTGGTCGATGATGATCCTGATAACTGCCACAATCTGTTCGATGTACTGACGGATTTTGGGCACGAAGTGGATATTGCTCATGACGGTCCAGCCGCATTAAAACTGGTCGAAAGCAAACCGTACGAAATCGCATTGCTAGACTTCAAGATGCCGGGGATGGACGGGCTAACTTTGTATCGCGAGATTCGCAAACTGCGTGCGGGCACAGTCGCGATGATTGTCACGGCGTACGCAACTCCCGAAACTCAACAGGAAGCATTGGAAGCCGGGACCTGGCGTGTGCTTGCCAAGCCCTTGGATTTTGGCCAGTTGTTAGCGCATGTCGAGACAGCTCTCAAGCAGCCTTTAGTGCTCGTCGTTGACGACGATCATAGTCTTTGCGAAAACCTATGGCAGTTGCTCCGAGATCGCGGCTACCGCGTGACTTTGGCTCACGATTGTGTCGATGCGACTCGCCGGCTATCAGAGCAAACCGAGTATCAAGTCGTGCTTGTCGATTTGCAATTGCCATGCGGCGATGGTCGTGACGTGTTAGAAGAAGTACGAAAGTCGAATCCAAAAGCAGGAACGATTCTCATTACCGGGAATCACTTCGAGTCAGTTCCAAAAGATCAGCAGGTCGTGTTGGAAGAGGCAGACGCCGTCTGCTTTAAACCGTTTGATGTCGCGTACCTTTTGGAAACGATTCAGCGGTTGGCTGAAGTACAGGAGGAATTGTAA
- a CDS encoding hybrid sensor histidine kinase/response regulator, which yields MSNAPAPLQVFIIEDDLDTCSNLCDILELDDNRVFTARSGQAAIDSPELALSAVILVDRKLPDTSAEELIPQLQKKAPGADVLIVTGHADFDSAVAALRRGAVDYLIKPIDPDVLRLSLRRIARHREAESQLREEREFARNVIETAQAAVLVLDTAGRIVRFNPFLESLTGYSFAEVKERDWFETCLPESDRVHIRQVFQDAVAGQTIKGHVNAVLTREGRERSVAWWATTQKDSQGMTVGVLAIGHDVTELEEAQRRAVQSERLAAIGKAMTGLIHESRNALQRSQAGLEMLARRLVDNPELLDLTQRIQKAQDDLHQLYEEVREYAAPIRLRRQESNLAKLLHDVWDELATQHQSRSASLRIRTISADTVLPIDRFGIRQVFRNILENSLAACADPVEIVADFAAAMKEPTPSLRITIQDNGPGLTPEARERIFEEFYTTKTRGTGLGMAICQRVVEAHGGRIQAGEGPGAELIITLPHVYPVHQEVSA from the coding sequence ATGTCAAATGCTCCCGCACCGCTGCAGGTCTTCATTATTGAGGACGATCTCGACACTTGCAGCAACCTTTGTGATATCTTGGAGCTAGATGACAATCGGGTTTTCACCGCGCGTTCTGGTCAAGCTGCAATTGATTCTCCCGAGTTGGCGCTGTCGGCTGTCATTCTAGTAGATCGGAAACTTCCAGACACCTCAGCCGAGGAACTGATTCCCCAACTTCAAAAGAAGGCACCAGGGGCGGACGTATTGATTGTGACGGGGCACGCCGATTTCGACAGCGCTGTGGCTGCTCTTCGAAGAGGCGCTGTAGACTATTTGATTAAACCAATCGATCCCGATGTGTTACGCCTCAGTTTGCGGCGAATTGCCCGACATCGCGAGGCTGAATCTCAATTGCGGGAGGAACGCGAATTCGCGCGGAATGTCATCGAGACTGCACAGGCGGCAGTCCTGGTATTGGACACCGCCGGTCGGATCGTGCGGTTCAATCCGTTTCTCGAATCTTTGACAGGCTATTCGTTTGCCGAAGTCAAAGAACGGGATTGGTTCGAAACCTGTCTGCCCGAGTCCGATCGCGTTCACATTCGCCAGGTTTTCCAAGATGCTGTGGCCGGGCAAACAATCAAAGGCCATGTCAATGCCGTATTGACACGGGAGGGACGGGAACGGTCGGTGGCTTGGTGGGCAACAACTCAGAAAGACTCACAAGGAATGACTGTTGGCGTCCTTGCCATCGGACACGATGTGACTGAGTTGGAGGAAGCTCAACGACGGGCAGTGCAGTCAGAACGACTGGCGGCGATTGGTAAGGCGATGACCGGTCTGATTCACGAGAGTCGCAATGCCTTGCAGCGAAGTCAAGCCGGGTTGGAAATGCTGGCGAGGCGGTTGGTCGATAACCCCGAACTGCTGGATTTAACACAGCGAATTCAAAAAGCTCAAGATGATTTGCATCAACTCTACGAGGAAGTCCGTGAGTACGCGGCTCCGATTCGGTTGCGACGACAGGAAAGCAATCTCGCGAAGTTGCTGCATGATGTCTGGGACGAGTTAGCAACTCAGCATCAGTCGCGAAGTGCGTCCTTGCGAATCCGAACGATCTCTGCGGATACCGTGTTGCCGATCGACCGATTTGGCATTCGCCAAGTGTTTCGAAACATTCTAGAAAACTCGCTTGCTGCGTGTGCCGACCCGGTCGAGATTGTCGCTGATTTTGCCGCGGCCATGAAAGAGCCCACCCCAAGTTTGCGAATTACAATCCAAGACAACGGCCCAGGTTTGACACCTGAAGCCCGAGAGCGCATCTTTGAGGAGTTCTATACCACGAAAACGCGGGGCACAGGTCTCGGCATGGCTATTTGTCAACGAGTCGTTGAAGCGCACGGCGGACGCATCCAAGCCGGTGAGGGACCAGGTGCGGAACTGATCATCACATTGCCACACGTATATCCTGTGCATCAAGAGGTGTCTGCATGA
- a CDS encoding ANTAR domain-containing response regulator: MTDPLKIVVADDEPEMREYLQETISLLGHEVIGAAATGRELLICCRDSPPDLVITDIKMPDMDGIQAANELRNIRPLPVILVSAYHEPELIERALNDHVLAFLVKPIKQADLETAIALAVRRFQEFCALQQQADDLRQALEDRKLVERAKGILMKRAAMSEADAFRRLQRLASDKNTKMVEIARTIVVAEEAFGG, translated from the coding sequence ATGACCGATCCTCTGAAGATCGTCGTGGCAGACGATGAGCCGGAAATGCGGGAGTATTTGCAGGAGACAATCTCCCTACTTGGGCATGAGGTCATTGGTGCCGCCGCAACCGGCCGCGAGTTACTCATATGCTGCCGAGATTCGCCGCCAGACTTGGTGATTACCGATATCAAAATGCCCGACATGGACGGCATTCAAGCGGCCAACGAGTTGCGAAACATTCGACCGCTGCCAGTGATTTTGGTCTCTGCATATCATGAACCGGAACTAATCGAGCGGGCCTTGAATGATCATGTGCTTGCATTTCTGGTGAAACCCATCAAACAAGCGGATTTGGAAACCGCAATTGCACTCGCTGTTCGACGATTTCAAGAATTTTGTGCGTTGCAGCAACAGGCCGATGACTTGCGACAGGCTCTAGAAGATCGCAAGCTTGTCGAGCGGGCCAAGGGCATCCTCATGAAACGTGCCGCAATGAGCGAAGCGGACGCCTTCCGCCGGTTGCAGCGACTCGCGAGCGACAAGAACACGAAAATGGTGGAGATTGCCCGCACCATCGTGGTCGCGGAAGAGGCTTTCGGTGGGTGA
- a CDS encoding efflux RND transporter periplasmic adaptor subunit, whose translation MTGSVFLRAGGRVIVASIFLSCLFAGGTATGLWLYPQVFPATAVHDDHDPHEEEEHDHEEQDHVALTKQAFENLNLRLGRPIHGDYWKSILVPGKVVEIPGRSDLAVSTPVAGVIESVTVTPGESIPMESPLFEIRLTDEALLSAQAKYLETLTQQEVAQQEIERLTPLIDSGVVAGAKKRELEYEVKQLVAKQVTTLQELRGRGMPESQINELRRGRTLASTLAVFAPKFVRETHDRKDTPNGYSIENLLVHPGKAVTRGESLCTVAYHQKLYVEGMAFEADLSVLKRIAREGWQIDAETVVDSHTHSHATPVQLDLLRVDNHVDDATQTVRFFLELPNQVTETLTEDGRQFEQWRFRPGQRLHLRLPVERWENQITLPIDAVVIDGPNVFVFAEHHHDDDPEVAEKGLEEHPHDPLHDSDHDVFIELESVPVHLLHRDDKTAVIADDGQLHDDERIALNSAYKLYLALKMQAGGGGGHHHDH comes from the coding sequence ATGACTGGTTCCGTATTCCTGCGCGCCGGTGGGCGTGTCATTGTTGCGTCGATCTTTCTGTCCTGCCTGTTCGCCGGTGGTACCGCCACAGGTTTGTGGCTTTATCCACAGGTCTTTCCGGCCACTGCTGTTCACGACGATCATGATCCTCATGAAGAGGAAGAACATGATCATGAAGAGCAAGACCACGTCGCGTTGACGAAACAAGCGTTTGAGAATCTCAATCTGCGACTTGGCCGACCAATCCATGGAGACTACTGGAAGTCGATTTTGGTGCCAGGGAAAGTCGTTGAGATCCCTGGTCGAAGCGATCTCGCTGTTTCGACTCCTGTGGCTGGTGTGATTGAATCCGTGACAGTGACCCCCGGGGAAAGCATCCCGATGGAGTCGCCACTTTTCGAGATTCGTCTGACGGATGAAGCTCTGTTGTCGGCGCAGGCAAAGTACCTTGAAACACTCACGCAACAAGAGGTCGCTCAGCAGGAAATCGAACGGCTGACGCCATTAATCGACTCGGGTGTCGTCGCGGGAGCAAAGAAGCGAGAACTGGAATACGAGGTCAAGCAACTCGTCGCCAAGCAAGTCACTACATTGCAAGAGCTGCGTGGGCGTGGCATGCCTGAATCGCAAATCAATGAACTTCGCCGTGGACGGACCTTGGCGTCCACACTGGCTGTTTTCGCTCCGAAGTTCGTCCGCGAAACACACGACAGAAAAGACACGCCGAATGGATATTCCATCGAAAACCTGTTGGTTCATCCTGGTAAGGCAGTGACGCGTGGTGAGTCTCTTTGCACAGTTGCGTACCACCAAAAACTATATGTCGAAGGAATGGCATTCGAAGCTGATCTTTCCGTGCTAAAACGAATCGCTCGGGAAGGGTGGCAGATCGATGCGGAAACGGTCGTCGATTCCCACACACACTCTCATGCGACGCCAGTTCAGTTAGATCTGCTCCGCGTTGACAATCATGTCGATGACGCCACGCAAACGGTGCGTTTCTTTCTCGAACTTCCAAACCAGGTGACGGAGACATTGACCGAAGACGGCCGCCAGTTTGAGCAATGGAGGTTCCGCCCCGGTCAACGACTGCACTTGCGACTGCCTGTCGAACGTTGGGAGAACCAGATCACCCTGCCGATTGATGCCGTTGTGATTGATGGACCGAACGTCTTCGTGTTTGCGGAGCACCATCACGATGACGATCCCGAAGTCGCAGAGAAGGGCTTGGAAGAGCATCCTCATGATCCCCTGCACGATTCTGACCATGACGTTTTTATCGAACTGGAATCCGTGCCAGTCCACTTGTTGCACCGCGATGACAAAACAGCTGTGATCGCCGATGACGGACAACTGCACGACGACGAACGGATTGCACTGAATAGTGCGTACAAGCTGTATCTCGCATTGAAGATGCAGGCCGGTGGTGGCGGTGGACATCACCATGATCACTGA